From the genome of Danio rerio strain Tuebingen ecotype United States chromosome 2, GRCz12tu, whole genome shotgun sequence, one region includes:
- the tmem53 gene encoding transmembrane protein 53 yields the protein MGDDDLDYNIVFSEALISEKHWRGSKEPVVILLGWAGSRDKHLAKYSSIYNEQGCTTLRYTAPLKTVFISESLGYKELRSTAHKLLELLYDYEVENNPIFFHVFSNGGFMLYRYMVELLHSHKQFSTLCVVGTVVDSAPGSQNVVGALRALKTTLGPKVNVLLQYFLLALFAVAVFLLRIVLYPLTKYFHRNHYDAMMEHPAPWPQMYLYSRADRVIRYRDVEKMVKGLQEKGLMVESFDFITPAHVSLFRDCPEDYSNRCRTFLSHCMTTSEEILMKKHH from the exons ATGGGGGATGATGACTTAGACTACAACATAGTTTTTTCAGAGGCACTGATCTCAG AGAAACACTGGCGTGGATCGAAGGAGCCAGTCGTTATTCTGCTGGGCTGGGCGGGCAGCAGAGACAAGCACCTCGCCAAATACAGCTCTATTTACAACGAACAG GGTTGTACGACTCTACGCTACACGGCTCCTTTAAAGACGGTTTTTATTTCAGAATCATTGGGCTACAAGGAGCTAAGAAGCACTGCACACAAACTACTCGAACTTCTGTATGACTACGAGGTGGAAAACAACCCGATCTTCTTCCATGTGTTCAGCAACGGGGGCTTCATGCTTTACCGCTACATGGTTGAGTTGCTGCACAGTCACAAGCAGTTCAGCACTCTGTGTGTGGTGGGCACAGTTGTGGACAGTGCTCCGGGCAGCCAAAACGTCGTAGGGGCCCTCAGAGCACTCAAAACCACTTTAGGGCCCAAAGTGAACGTGCTACTGCAGTACTTCCTCCTGGCACTGTTTGCTGTTGCGGTTTTCCTCCTCAGGATTGTTTTGTATCCCTTGACCAAGTATTTTCACAGGAACCACTATGATGCTATGATGGAGCATCCAGCGCCGTGGCCTCAGATGTATCTCTATTCCAGAGCAGACCGCGTGATCCGCTACAGGGACGTGGAGAAGATGGTGAAAGGGTTGCAGGAGAAAGGGCTGATGGTTGAAAGTTTTGATTTCATCACCCCTGCACACGTGAGCCTGTTCAGAGACTGTCCCGAGGACTATTCTAATAGATGCAGGACGTTTCTGAGCCACTGCATGACTACTTCAGAGGAGATCTTGATGAAAAAGCATCACTAA